The region GTTTGATTTGGGTAATTACAATAATGCGCTTGGTATGCTCAGTGAAATTTCATTCCCCGAAAAATTGGTTATAAACAGAGATTTAAAATCATTTGAAGCATATATGAAAGAAAAGGGAAAAGAACTGTTTAAGTGGCATATGTAATTACGGAAAGGCGGAATATATGTTAGACAGAGAAAGACTTTCGGCTATTACTGACAATGTTGTTTACGATGAACCTATGAGTAAGCATACAACATTCAGAATAGGCGGCACGGCAGACGCGTTTGTATCGCCTGAAAACGCACTTGAAATCGAAAAAATTATTCATTTTTGCAAAGATACCGATACACCGTATATGCTTATGGGCAACGGCTCAAATATGCTTGTCGGTGACGGCGGTATAAGAGGCGTTGTCATACACATTGGAAACGGTATGTCAAAGTGCAGAATTGAGGATGAAGAAGTATATGCCGACGCAGGAATACTGATGTCAACGCTTTCAAAGAAAATCCTTGAGGCTAATCTTACCGGTTTTGAATTTGCCGGCGGAATACCGGGTACACTCGGCGGCGGTATATATATGAATGCAGGAGCTTACGGCGGTGAGCTTAAGGATATAATTGAAAACGTAACATTTATATGTCCTGACGGACTTATAAAAACCGAAACGGCAGATAAGCTTGATTTCGGTTATCGTCACAGTATGTTTGAAAACGGCGGTTATACCATTCTATCTTGTAAATTAAAACTTAAAAAAGGCAATTATGACGAAATTAAGGCATTGATGGCTGATTACAATAAAAGACGAAGTGATAAACAGCCTTTGTCACAGCCGTCGGCGGGAAGTACATTTAAACGTCCGGAGGGCTATTTTGCAGGTAAGCTGATACAGGATGCGGGACTTATGGGATATTCCGTAGGCGGTGCAATGGTCAGCGACAAGCACGCAGGCTTTGTTGTAAACAAAGGCGGTGCAACGGCTAAGGATGTTTTGGATTTAATTAAGTATGTACAAGATACCGTGGAAGAAAAATTCGGAGTGAAATTAGAGCCTGAAGTAAGGCTTATAGGGGAACAGTAAGGAGAAGAAATCGGATGCAATATACAATAGTAACAGGAATGTCGGGCAGCGGAAAAACTAAAGTAATAAGATATTTGGAGGATATGGGATATTTCTGTATAGATAATATGCCTCCTATGCTTATACCGAAGTTTTCGGAAATGCTGACTTCGGTAAACGGTAAATTTAATAATGTTGCGTTCGTTGTTGATACCCGTGTCGGCGATATGATAAATGAACTTTTGGCACAGATTGATGATTTAAAGCAAAAGGGATACGATTGCAAACTTTTGTACATCAATGCGGATGATGAAACACTTGTAAAGAGATATAAAGAAACACGACGTATGCACCCTATTGAAAATACAAACGGGCTTTTGGCATCAATAAGACAGGAAAGAAAAATGCTTTCCGCTCTTTACGAGGCTTCGGACTATGTTATAGATACGTCACATCTTACAGCGCAGGGACTTTTGCAGGAATTAAAAGAAATTTATGCGTCAGGCGATACAAAGCAAGGACTT is a window of Hominilimicola fabiformis DNA encoding:
- the rapZ gene encoding RNase adapter RapZ, producing MQYTIVTGMSGSGKTKVIRYLEDMGYFCIDNMPPMLIPKFSEMLTSVNGKFNNVAFVVDTRVGDMINELLAQIDDLKQKGYDCKLLYINADDETLVKRYKETRRMHPIENTNGLLASIRQERKMLSALYEASDYVIDTSHLTAQGLLQELKEIYASGDTKQGLEINVMAFGFKYGMPLDADLVFDVRCFPNPFYIDELKHKTGNDKEVQDYVMSFPKSVTFMEKLEDFMKFMIPLYIEEGKISLTIAIGCTGGKHRSVTMTNKLADYLKSCDYMVNVSYRDMGRE
- the murB gene encoding UDP-N-acetylmuramate dehydrogenase, whose protein sequence is MLDRERLSAITDNVVYDEPMSKHTTFRIGGTADAFVSPENALEIEKIIHFCKDTDTPYMLMGNGSNMLVGDGGIRGVVIHIGNGMSKCRIEDEEVYADAGILMSTLSKKILEANLTGFEFAGGIPGTLGGGIYMNAGAYGGELKDIIENVTFICPDGLIKTETADKLDFGYRHSMFENGGYTILSCKLKLKKGNYDEIKALMADYNKRRSDKQPLSQPSAGSTFKRPEGYFAGKLIQDAGLMGYSVGGAMVSDKHAGFVVNKGGATAKDVLDLIKYVQDTVEEKFGVKLEPEVRLIGEQ